Within the Poecilia reticulata strain Guanapo linkage group LG13, Guppy_female_1.0+MT, whole genome shotgun sequence genome, the region AGAGCAGCTTTTCTATTTAGGGCTGGTGTTTATTTTCAGCAGATGATAATAAGACTTTTCATGGTTAAGTGTGAAATTTGACTGCAACAGCTGTGTCACCTGTGCGAGGAGGTGTGAATTGGATTGCACCTCATTGTGTATTCCGTCCTACACCGGGCGGTGAGTCCGGCCGCTTCTGCTCTGCGCCTAATATGATTGACTGCCCCCTCTGTCTGTTGACTAATGTAATTGTTTGCAGCTATTTTGGTGGGGACTTGATCAGCATAATTGGCAGCGGTTCCTCCTTGGTCACGGTGAGATCAAGTCGCCTCACGGGCGTAGGCAGCCGCAGCAGGCTGGTGACGGAGCCGCGGAGCGGAGCAGCCAGATGGCCCGCCGATGGTAGGCCAGccacaccagcagcagcaccaaagaGACGAGGGAGACGCCAACCACCAGGCTGACAAAGACCAAAACCAGATCCAGTTGTGATGGATCTGAAAAGTCCCAcagaaaaatagacaaaaagtATTTCTTGGTGAGCTCATAAAGGGCCAAATGCGCAGTATATATATTTCGACACACAGAGCCACTTAACAGTGTGGCTCCATTCTTCACACTCCGTTGACAAATGGCACAGTCATCTCTCATTTCCTGTCCTGGAGCATCTCCAGTCCATGCTGTGTTATCTCAGATTGATTGtcggtttttttgttttttttttattgtttttttttttgcactcgGCTAATAATTACCTATCTCCGTGGGGAAGGTTgaattttttgcttgtttcaacACCGGCCCAAAGGATATGTGATTTCGAAGATTGGCCGCGACGGTGTCTGCACCTTCAGAAGAAAATGCACTCCGCTGCTGAAGGCAttgctgcaggaaaaaaaaaaacatacataagaGTAGGAGATatgatggaggagctgcaacCCAGGAAGAAGGATGTTTGTATTGACTTTCAATTACAAGAGAAATGCAATAACAatctatataaatatttatcagtgtgtattttaaaacatttcagtagaCTATTTGTTGAAGCCTCTATTTGATAGACAGCATGGAAAGTAGAGTTGACCTTTGAAGGTGGTGCGTTCTTTTAATCATGTTGTGTTATTATAAATAGAAGggtcattttattaaaaagaatcaataggaaaacacaattttaaagaagcaaagtaaaaaaaaaaaaaaaaaaaaagggatatcTTTCTTTGTTCACACCTGCAGGTTGTTGGTGCATTTTGCCTCATTTCCCAAATAACCTCAAGGTTGCTGATGATCAGACTTTCTGTAGAAAAGCATCGTACAGTTCCAGCAACTGTAAGTTCTCATATGTTATGTCTGTGTATACCATATGTGAAAAGACCCACCTTCTACCTCTACTAGTGctgttaaatgtgttatttatgctttttgagATGTTTTCCCTCTTTCGTGTTGTCAGACAGAAGCAgcttaatttgatttgattctaGCATTCTGGCTGGACTTTTGCTTAATCACGAAGAACGTAGTTGATCAAACATTAAGATTAATCAATTATCTTTTTATGCAGTGGCAGGCTCCTGTGGAtagatattttactttaataaaaaaaacccatcaagttatctttgtttcataaaatttgTTTCATGATGTGAACAccgaagggaaaaaaaatgcacaaatttaaaactgactgctaaacatgaaaaaaacactcAGGGCTCTTGGCGTGACTCTGTCAATGCaacaagtaaatattttttcttcaaagcgACATGTGTAAAAGTGCAGTGAGAATGTTTGTGTCTGAGAAATCATTCAAGTGATCTAGTCACGcaggaaatgacagaaatagaaatagatactaaacaacaactaaaattaacaacaagattgaaagaaaacaaacgttggatgtttcactttgaaatgccAGTTTCTCTCTGAATAATTTCTaacaatttattgtttgttttactctgttcattttagaaatgtatCCCTCATTGTGCGGCTTCACAGCTGCTTTTGAGATGAGGTAAGACTTTGGGAATATGGCtttatgaaaagaataaaatattatagATGAATCCGGTGTTTTCGGGAACAGCACAAGAGTAGATCACAGGTCTGAGCCCAGAGTCTGCTTTGGGATTTACCTTTAAGTTATATACTCATTTGTACTCTTCTGATTTCTATCCTCTGCACAATACTCTGTCGCACAAATGTCAAAAATCtaacttattttgtttacttgttttcCACAAAAAGGTGTTTGATCTTATTATGATTTCAGAGCCAAAATGAAGTCtcctttacatttttgctttgttatCAAGTCCATCTTCACACAGCTGTGCTCACATATCAGTTCATATCAGTTCAGCAGTAAATAGACGACAGTAGACGACAGGCTTATTCAGGCGTATGAAATTGTCCGTGTTATCTCTATCAATCtgtttcttgtttatttatctCAGGGGGATTTCCAGGAAAACAGGTTTACGACAGAAACACGCCTCTCTCTTCTGGGGTATcccaaatcattaaaaatacacagagcATTTCATCTATCTGCACATTTTGTGCTCCATCTTTCATTGAATGACACGAGAGGAAACTTGGCACTGCTCTGCTTGAGGAAGAGACTAATCCCAAACCCAGAGGGACCagtccacctttttttttttcccctcttgaGAAAAGGAGCTGACTAATGTTTGCTGCTTCACACTAGACTGCAACTCAGCTAGCTAACATCGTGCTTGAAGACACTAATGGAGCCAGATCATCTgcgaaaaaaagtaaaatgagacCCTGAGGATCCCAGAACTGATTCCATCCCCTCAAAACTATCCCTTGAGATCCTGTTGATAAATAACCCACACAAGATTGGAGATAAATGGCAAAGTCCAATCCACACGGGTAAGAAACCCAGCTATGTACACAACTTTAAGTAACCAAGTGGATAGAAAAATCACATAGAAAAATTTGGCTTGCATAGATGTTTAGTTATGCACACGTTGAATTATTTGTATgcaaatcaaagaaaaagaaaaaaaaaacaaaaactatttttgcatGTATTCAGCGTATTCAGGAaattgtgtgtgtatttttaagaatgtctaaatgtgtaaaagagtgaaagtgatttaaaacagCTATTCAAACCAGAAACATACATTAACCAACAATCACATTCACATTGAGCCCATAGCAGCATTCGAGACTTTGCTGTTCTGGGATCTTTAGAAGCGCTCTTTTAAAAATAGACCTCTGAATGAGTCTCCAGAGTTTTTCACCCGGCTTCACATTTAGCCTAAAAGACGTGCTTGTCAGATGATTCACAGTTTTCTATTAAATCAGACGAGTGACTGCAACAACACTGAGTTATAGAAGTTTCTATCAAAGCATCCGCATCCTTTGctactcataaaaaaaaacaaaaaagtgtttctgttactTTGCAAAGCTCTCTTTCATCctaatgtcatgttttaaactGAGTCCTTGGCTGTCAGACAGAACGTTAACATTAGACTCTGCTAAACGTTTTGAAAATCAGCTTCCAGAGAATTGCTAtgacaagattttattttattttttataccagctacatatttcatttcatttttgatttacaAAAAGCAATTCAACTTTGCATATTTTAGCACATGTCAACCCACCTTTGTCTCccctcctttctctctttcttatTTATTCCCCAAAGCCAGTTCATTCTCCATCTGTCATTCTCCACGCTTCGTAGCGTCACACTTTAGCCTGTTACATTTAAATCACTCTCAGCTCATTCCTTCGTTCCCCTTACATTCATTGCACCGCAGTGCTCCGTGAACCCACTGCAATCTTACCCTTTCACAGTCAGAGTGGTTCCTCAGGCAGACACTGAGATCACAGTGTAGGTACACCACTGAGTAATTAATCATTTGGAAGAGACTGATGGTAAAGCTGGCACTGGTTGACAAGGCGCTGGGCAGCGGCGTGATCCCCGGCAGCTCCGCTCCTGGCCTGAGAGACGAGCACAAATGGATTTTATAAACTTGGTTGAGATGTTTCTCTTGAAATCAAACCGAAGGCTCGGCCGACTCCAGAAGCCAAAGCCGCACTGATTAGCAGACGTGAAGGCGGCGAcagagtgcaaaaaaaaagatcaatatttAATAGTGGTGAGAGGTGAAAGCTTAATAGCAAACAAATCATGTCAGGCAAAAGTCAGCGTTAAGAGTTATAATGGTTTGACATTGGTATCATCACATTTAGTAAGGATGCTGATAGTAATATTGGAAAACGTTATCAAATCTTATACTTGAATTGGATTTCTTACAACCTAGGGGTCAGAACTTAAGAGTAACCCTAAAATGAAAGATCAAAATTGCTTTTAAAGAGAGAACATTTTGTAAAgctgttgttttcttgtttaaacaaaaatgaactctTTGTTTATTGGCACGTCGACATACTAGTTGGTGCATTTTAACAGCGATGTGTCTGAGTCTCCAGGAGAGCAACACATTTCGATCTCTTTTTCTACGCTGGCACGAGACAACATCAAGCTGCTCGTgtttactaaaaatatttagccATTCAAATATGTTGTTGTCCTCTGAAGTGATTTACCTTTATGAGATATCACTTCTTTTGTAAATGAGCAAAATTTCTCGTGTTCCAATAACCATCGAAAATCAAACCATCTATATTTAGTTCACATATACataatttttgtctaaaatgtccCAGTTTAACTTTACTTTCAGTGAGCTTGCTCACAGAAAAACACCAACACAGAATGTTTTCATCCGCCGTTTTTGACTCGTTATAGTTTACCTGAAAAAAAGGCAGTGGGTGGAGTTGTTGAGGTCCAGCTGACGTGTTGGTGACAGGCAACAGGCGGTGACGCCAAGGTTTATCTGACTGTTGTTTGTCTTCAGATTGATGATCACTCTGAGGTTCCCTTGGGCCGGCACCACATCGCCAGGCTCCACACTTCTTCCCATCTTCAGCCTCATTTCTGCGGTGTAGTTTCCACTGCCACAGATGTCATCTGAAATTTCTGTCACACTAGAAGTGGATCAATATCTCATTATTGTTTGCGATTTGTAATAGGATTTATTGTCTATTTTAAGGGATGTTTATGTGAAATCttacaaaacaatttaatttattctcaCCTTTTTCATAGTTTACATCTTGACATATTTCCTTTCACACAGCAAAATTTGACTTTACAGATAAAGCGTCATGCAATCCTTCACCATATATCCTTCACCCTTATAGGACGAATGGTAATCATGAAGTGTATGGATTGAAAATTTGGTGTCCATCAAAAAGCCTCTTTGCAGAAAGAAAGTCGACCAACAGCCTGGTGGCTAGCCCAAATGGCGATGTCATTAAGCTAACATGCTAAGACTAATTAAATTtagcagtctttttttttcttcatcttcatgaGAACAAAATTTCATAATGTCCAATGAATCCCTTTAAAAATGACTGTTTCGACTTCTGAGACGACTGGCAGGGATTACTACACTTTCATGCAgtgttcaaatgttttgagaTGCACCAGTACAGGGCAGATGCCGAAACACTTTGATGTACACAATTTCACAGCACGGTTTCCACTCTCTTATATAATGCTTGTTGTGAAGCTCCAGCAGAGTTTCCTGTGGCGTGCCAGTTATTTCAACACAGAAATTACCTGTCTTATTGACTGCATTCTTGCGTTTACCCTTGAGAGACGTACCAGAAGATAAAAGAGTAAGTGAgcagagaataaataaaagatggatAACGCATTGTCATTAGGATTGTATCAGcgggaagtttgtttcagacaaaacaaaaacagagttgCTGCTTAATAAATTAAACGAAAACAACTGATGCTGAAATCGGTAAAAACTAAATGCAGAATCCATGTAAGATTATTTATGGCGATTTGCATCAGGATTTAATTTATAGTTCCCTGTTGAGAGATTGTATATATTCTTTGCAGTGGGTTGTGTCAATTAGTACGGTTGAGGGAGGAGTGGGAACATCTAAGATAAATGCATTTACGTTGTTGCATTCAGTGgttaaaatgatttatgatAGTAATTTATAGAATAGTCAACAGCTCAGCTCTGTTCCAAATGTTTACCAAGCTCTCAGTGCAGTCTGACCAAAACCCATTTCAGAAGTTCAAGTATTTCAACCCCTCAAGGTAAACCCGGGGAGGATCCACAAAGAgctgcttcatttttattttatttatttttattttttttactttcctgtgctcacagaggaaatgaaaacatctgtgatGGACTTGTGTCTgtattcagaaatgtttgataCGATAACGGTAGAATTTTCCCACCTGCTGAATTTAGTAGCGGGTGgataaaaatcatcaaaaaaatgtaaaataaaataaaactacagcCGTGCCATCTGCTGACGTTGGTCCACAGGTGTCCAacagcacattttaaatcacttcaTGATTCCCTCTGCCGCTTAGTGGACATGATGATTGTAATTTCAAGCACAATTTAGTGCTGCTcaccaaaaatgcaaaaagtacCAAAAACTGCTCTAAAGATCATTGGATTGCTGCTCATTTTGTGCAACTGCTGCACAGTGcatcacaaaaatactttttgataaaccctttttttttttttttgtaaaaaaaaaaaaaaaattagttcagttttatatttgagctatgagagaaatattttttaattaacgATCAAAATAAAGACGAACGTGTAAAATGTGTCACTGtgtacattttaattcacaGCTTGCTTTTAAAATTACTATAATAAGTCTTTTTTTGGACAATACTGTAATTTCTTCAGATGCACTTGCAAATGAAATCCAGTGAATCAGTGGGCTGTGTTAGAATGTCTGGCATACTTAGTATAAAATGCCTGTCTACCTTCCTTTAATCTGTTACCAGGTTAATAATAGAAATGGTAGAAGACGTAACAACATTACCCAGAGACATACTGATGAGGTGACGTCCTTCTCCTCTGGTTCAGCCTTGCGAGCTCTGATTTAGTCTGCGGCTCTGACACTAACAGCCTGCTCCCAGACTCCGGGCTTGCCGTCTCGTCCTTAGCATGGGCACGCGGTGACCTACTGACATTTTGTTCTGCCAGCATCCTGGCTCTGCCTGCTCTTCTGTCTAATTGTGTTTTGGTGTTTCCTTCAGCAGGCAGCGTCTTCTCAGAGGACTTTATTGTGGTTTCCACAGCAGCCGCTCCAGACTCAGACAGTGTGCCCTCTGTTGCGACAACTCCAAAGGTGTTCTGAAAGCGTCTTTGTGTCGTTGTCGTCACAAACCGAGTCCACTGAGGTGCGTCTTTTCTTTCCAAATGAACAGTTTCATCTGATGTACTTTTGGCCTTTGTGGACGCCGTGTCATCACTGGTGTAGTCCTGCTCCCATTTACTGGTGACTGATGAATGCAACACTTTGAGCTCGACAGCCTGGGGTGCAGATTTTCCAGGTAACGAGCGATGAAAGCTCCAGTTGcttctggattttgttttattagcgTTTTGGgcaaggaaattatttttttctgggaaTCGCGTTTCGAACGTTTCCTTTGTGGGATCAATCACGACTGCCTCAGTAGTTTTACCAGACTTTGTACAGCCAGAGCTGCTACAACTGGTTGTATTAACAAACTCTGTGGGTGGGATCT harbors:
- the LOC103474586 gene encoding uromodulin-like 1 isoform X4; the encoded protein is MRLKMGRSVEPGDVVPAQGNLRVIINLKTNNSQINLGVTACCLSPTRQLDLNNSTHCLFFRPGAELPGITPLPSALSTSASFTISLFQMINYSVVYLHCDLSVCLRNHSDCERQCLQQRSAFSSEGADTVAANLRNHISFGPVLKQAKNSTFPTEIDPSQLDLVLVFVSLVVGVSLVSLVLLLVWLAYHRRAIWLLRSAAPSPACCGCLRP